The Chanos chanos chromosome 3, fChaCha1.1, whole genome shotgun sequence genome segment TGGGCCATTATGTTTCCTTTCACCTCATTTAAAAACCCCAGAGTGGGAAAGACCTGCATTAAACAGCTCTTCTCAGCATAATGTTATGCAGGGCAAAAGTGAACAGAACGCTCTCCTTTTGGTTACGGAAAGCTTCTGTGTGAAGTAGCTTTCTTAAGAGTGGTTGCAGCATGCATCACACACCATGaattttcattcataaaaatggCACATGTGAATAATGCAGCCAGTGGAAAGTTAATGATATGCTTTTCTGGCCAAACCGTGCTTAATTTAATGGCTATACATGAGCTGTGTACTTTATATACTTAATCTTGTGAAACATGGTAAGATAATATGGTAAGATGTTTGGACAAGAGTTATCAGTGTAATAAGATTACTTTAAGATTAGCAAAGAGCTTTAAGATTAGCTAAGAGTTACGATTTGCTAAGATTAGTTAATCTAATAACTATATAATATTATCTTACATTGTATTTGAGTTACGTTACATATATTACATTAGGTTActacattagagagagagagagagagagagagagagagagagagagagagagagagacaaagaaacagagaaagaaagagagcgaatcGAATGAGGACCTCATCATTATCCTAAGTCTTTGAACTCCCAGAATGTGTTAATTAATTGGCGCACAAAGGTTAATTTATTCTAAGCACAGGAACAGTCACGGCATAGCTTAAGCGGCCCTCTCAGGTcaagatttttttaatattattattttaagcGGTACATTGCAAAAGCACCTCTCTTTATTATGTTACCATACCAAAATGTACAATGTAACTTGTTCAGTAATCCAGTGACCAAAGAAAGCAGCATAAATATTTATAGATGTGTGTGCCACTACAGAGGGAATTTACATGTATACATGAGAGTCACTGGGTTCTTAAGGTCTTAAAAGATAATGTGTGAGTCACTTTTACCAAATAGGCTTTATAAAGCATTAGTAAACATGGTGCTTCTGTTTTGATGAGGCATACTTTAACCATTTGTAAAGTACACAATCTATTCACCAGACCACTTGGTCTTTTCATTTGTCCTTACTCAACACCAGCTGCAATGTTTATTATAAAAGAGCCATGGCATTACATCCTACAACGGAGGTCATTCTTATTGCATTGTCCCCTGGAcagctccattttttttttaagagaaacaAATTTTGCTAGTAAAGGGAGAACGGGGAGCTTCACTGTGATGCATGCCTTCCCGTCATACATGTGCCTCTTGTGTAAATCAGGGGAGAATAATGCTAACCCATCTTCACTGTGTCACATAGATCAGGAGCTTCAGACAGGTTCATTTTGCCTGTAAAATTAGGTTTGGGCACAGTGTTGAGAGTTAGTATGTAATCAAACTGAGAAAACTCGAGTACTATTGCCTGTGGTTAGACAATCGTAGTTTATCTAGGGAGCTGATGGTCCctcacatagagagagagagagagagagagagtgcaggttAAATTTGTCTGATGTGCAAATCCTCGCCTGTCCAATAAGTTTCAGGCTAAATGATGTGACATTTATTGACTTTTCTCAAGGAACAATCttgtcttcctcttttcctttcttactCCCTGTCAAACATCATGAACTCATGCGTGAAACTGGTGTCATGAAATAGGCTCCACACCCTGCATATCTGCCACCCTTTAGTATCAAACTCCTATGGCAAAAATCGGACCGACATGAGATCGaaagatgtcagagagagagagacagataaacaggGAGACCAGAGTGAACAGTTTCTTACGCCCCCGCTCTGCTACAACAGTCcacaaacaacatcaacaacactTAAATAGTTTCACTTAAATCGTttcaacacacagcaaaaaatcCTCCACATACATCTAGCACCAGTGCAGATTAATGGTACAAAGTATAGTATACCTTGCTTTTTTTTCGCATGCATGTTGTAGACTCAAgaggatctgtctctctctgcactgcagTCAAATATGGATATTACCAATTATGCTGCTgggccctgtttcagaaagtgggtttagtgaagactcagagtttgttaattCAGattaagtagtaaacctcctaatagaagagacCTATAGCTTTGTTTTACTAGGGGAATGAAGCCACAGAGCTCTTCTGTTAGGACGTTtcctacttactctgagttaactaactctgagttttcactaaacccgctttctgaaacaaGGCCCTGGAGAGTAACCAAAAGCAGTAAACTTGTCTGACAAGGACATCTACAAttattgtaaaatgttaaataagTAGAATCTGAAGTTCATGAGTCATATTACCCTTAAGCTTTACGATCTCTAAGACTGTCCAGTGGCATCAGAGTTTGGTATAAGTGAAGACAGAGATCAAAAGAGATAAAAAGTTCATCATAGTATACATTGTACTCACAAAGGACCTTGTGTGAAACAAACTGActcaacactgccccctgctgtaaaGTAAACCTGGGAAAGATTTTTTCTATTACATTTTAGCATCTTAATACGGTAGCTTACTTGCATAATTCATTTCTATGAACGAAGACTCACAAAGcatcaatgtacaacaaaagAAATTCAGTATTTTATGCCAATATTCGTGTTCATGTTTAAATCTCCCACagtaaaatgtctgattttgaatatttaatgagtGTTTTAGAAAGCTAGCCTGTCCTTTCAATGTACCGTAAATAGTTTCTGGGAAAGACATATGCTAACCTACAGTCCTGAGGCGGACTCTGTTTGTTGCTGACCTTGATTGCTGTGTCGAAGGGACTTCGAAGCGTTAAAAACTACAATTTCCAACGGTCCCCGAAAAGTAATCTCCGGAAGGACATTCTCAGCTTCCCGTTTTGCTACTGCATTGTGGGAGCGGGAAAACGTCTTAAAAACTCACGTTGTCCTAGCATCTAGAATCgaacacaaatcattttttttcatcagaagtGAACAAAGGTACGGTAAGGTAAACGATGTAAAGCAAACTGTAGTTGACCTACATATTGTCTAAGTATCCATGTAAAATTATACCTAACATGAAGCGtgcttgttttaaatgatgaaatgcCGAGTGGCTAACTTTAGCATTTCTAGCGATCTAACTTAACgtttatttattggtttataTGTCTCTGCTTGTCATAAATGTGtgtatcatgttttttttgtttgtgtgtgtagtttttgtGTATTTGCTGCATATCGTTTAGGAATATTGCACGCGATAGAATATATCAGCTAAGGGGCATATACGTGATTTTTATACTCGTGAGTTTGTGCATCTGTAGTATTTGTTTGGATCAACCAGGATCCGACTCATTCTAATTAGTTATAAGATAGTCACAGAGCAGTGAAGTAATGTCTTAATTTCTAGGTATAAAAGGAGTAAGGATTCACGGTTGAACCGGCACTATTGTCTGACCACAGcagaccttttctttcttcacccTCACAGATATTCATTCAAAATGTCCATTGGCGTTCCCATCAAAGTCCTGCACGAGGCTGAGGGCCACATAGTGACGTGTGAGACTAACACTGGTGAGGTGTACCGAGGGAAGCTCATTGAAGCTGAGGATAACATGAACTGTCAGGTAAACATATATTGACCTAAAAATGTTTCCAGATTTTTATACTGGTGTATAAAGGGGTGGTAAAAGTATTCAAATATACTTTAGTTAAGGATACAACCATAAAAGGATGACTAGTGAAAATGCAAGTCACCCATTTAAAAAATACCTGGAGTGAAAGTCTTAAAGTATCAGGCTCTTAGTGTTTCCAAGTTTTAAACAGTAAAGGTAGGGAAAATGTACTGCAACTAATAAGAGGGCATTTCTTTCCTTTACTGCACTAAACAAAGGCAGCGCTACATTTTGTATGAATTGTTTTGTGAACCAACAAAGGCAAACctttcttttaaataaggccatgggtggtAATCTGTGCTGGTGCTATTGGTGGATATGTACTCTCTGTTGCCGTCTCATGTGGCATTTCAAAGTTTCTGGCTCCGCTTTGACATTTGTCGGCTGGTGTACTGACATTGGCGATGATGAGTACATGCCAGGGCAAGACCTGTAGCGAGGCCTATGAGCTTTTACCACAATAAAGCACATCTGTTTAGGTCCTACTGCAGTGGTGCTTAAAGTAGTCCACAGAGGTGGCATTCCCCCACCCATTAAATCAGTTTccacataaaatacatttaaaaaaaaacaaaacatggtttGTGACTGACCTTTCAAAATGAAGCAAGTAATGCCAGTTGTCAATGGAGATGTGTTGGAGTAAAAAGTATATAATATGTCTATAGATGTGGTCAGGTAGAAAGTGCAAGTTTCACCAGCTGTTCTCCTACCCATATTTATGAACTGCTTTCTTGTTACATTCTTGATTGCAGtgatttaatttctttctctgtttttaactgtAACTTTGTCATTTGTAATTTCCATGTAATTTTGTCCGTTGTTAAAACGgtcaacagtaacacacagggTACTATGtttcccatttttttcccccccagatgTCAAATATTACCGTCACTTATCGAGATGGCAGAGTGGCCCAGCTGGAACAAGTCTACATCCGAGGGAGCAAAATCCGTTTTCTCATACTGCCAGATATGCTTAAGAATGCACCCATGTTAAAGAGCATGAAAAACAAGAATCAGGGGGCaggagctggaagaggaaaggCAGCGATTCTCAAAGCTCAAGGTTAGTCCTCATTTTTCAAttagtcctctctctctaattaaAACTCGCTCGTGACTTGTTTAGTGCTAGTTGATGTTTTAGCTACAGCTGTTTGAAGGGCTTGCTGAAATTTGGAAGAATCAGCTTCCTGCTGCTGGTGCATTAGAGACCTTACCATAAGGACCATTCAGTTTGTTATATAGTCTTTGATGAATGCTCATCTTATTGCAGGAagtaagaaaaaacacactAGTTTCTTAACTGCATGGGTGTTGCACAAAGGTTTTCATTCTGCTATACAGTGCAACGTAGAAAGCATCATATCATATATTGTTGCTACGTAGTGGAACACTGGTACAATAAATATTGTATTTGCAGTATTTTTACTTGcattaaagatgtttttaaactgtggtCCTGTCTTTGCAGTAGCAGCAAGAGGACGTGGCCGTGGAGGTCCTGGAAGAGGAAACATTTTCCAGAAGCGACGatagtttgtctttttctcaatGTATTATGGAATATTTCGCTCTGTACAGTTTGTTTGAATAATCgcattcaggtttttttttttccccccattctAGTCACCTTCCTGGATTTGATGGTTTAtgtgactttttgttttgtttttataacttTTGATCTTTTAATAAATGGAATTGTTTCACAACTCACATGTGAGCATATTCATGTCTTGTTGCATCCAACATGAACCGGTTTTACTCTGCAGCGTGACGGTGACATTAAACCTCCCATGTTTCTCAGCTTTATATAGTAAAGTGCTGGCACTGTGAAACACGATTAGGGGTCATATTTTAATGATGACTTAAGATAACCTTTTATCATTTTCAAATTGCGCTAGATTTGCAAACACAATTCTGTTTAAGTATGGATCCCTAAATCAACTTTACTATTTTCATTGCATCAAAGAGCTCTACGCTTAGACTAATCCGTTTCTTGCCGTTCAGATCCGTTAAGTTCGAGGTTTTCTCTTAAACGTCTCACTTTGatgtatttaaatacatttcttcATATTTACTCTGGAAATTAAGACAGAAAATGCCATTGTGATAAAGCTTCCTGTCTATGGGGATTGCCGGAGGCTGGTCCGTGtaaactctgattggtttacCGAAGATGCCGTCCACCAATCGCAGCAAAGCTGTCTCCGTTCTCTTTGCATGTACATCAGACCCAAATTATAAGCTAGCAAGCCATACTGTAAGGAAGCGAAAAAGAATCCCAAACAGCAGACATTTTGATACGAGAAGGTAAGATTTTTGTTTCCATAAAACAATGCAGCTGTATCCGATTAACATTTACCGTTATACGGGCATTCCGCTTTAATGATGTCGTGAATCGTTGGTAGGATTTCCCCAACATCTGTTTCGTAAGGAACACGTTAGCACTAGCAAAACAACGATATACATTCACAAATATGTTGTCAGTGACGTTTTGTCTTGACTCAGATGTCTCGTAGTGTTTTTGTTGATTATTTGTTAATTACTTTAaatcctctccatctctcattaCTGATGGAAGTTAATGAGCGACAACAAATATGACCAAGTTAGCTAATTATCATCTTGACAGTGTAGGGTGCAGAATTGATACAAAATCAATCATAACTCGAATGCAGTAGCACAGTTATTATTTCAGAAATTCAGTTATCTTCGCGGTTTTTGTAGCTAAGTTGTGTGTGGCTTTTGGAGACGTTAGCAAAGATATCAGGTAATCTATTCATGATATGACTTTAGGGTGCATGTCTTTGTAGATAATATAATATTCAGTGTTCTCTGAAATGCCACTTAAATCACAGCCTTGGTCGAGCCTGGTCGCATTAATTATTGgcatatatttgtttatttaaataattattcaTTATGAAATTATTTGCATGTTACATGGTGCGAAAATGAGTTCCATTATTTCAGAGGTGTCATCAGATCCATAATATTGTTCCCCGAAACTGAGGGTAATAGAAACGGGACATGTGAGAGGGATTTCTCTCTGGGGCGAGCCGACTAAGAATCACTGCTAGTGGTGCTTTAAGCGTGATATAGAGCATAACTTACATGAAGCCCagatttttctttcaaatagaTTTAGTGAGAATGAATGCAACCTATCCAAACCCGTAGTATATTtttaccctctttttttttactgcattgGTGAGATCTTAAGCACTCCTCTCTGCTGTACAGTTCTAACGTAATGCAAAGGAAAGCATGACACAGAAGGGTACTGGCCCGTTAAATAACTCAAAACTCCCCAGTCTGCCTTCTGACACATTTACTCTTTAAAAAGTCAGCTAAGAGAGATTTATTGCTGTAGTGCTGTGCACTCTACATATCACCGCCAATAAAATGATTGTGTAATGTGATCTGTCCCACAGAATATGGAATCAGTTATCATTTTTCTTCCTGTTATGGTTTCTGATGAGTTGTTTGGCATTAAACTGGTGATTATGGTATAGATTCAGGCCCCTGTTGTCATCTGTTCTCTAAGTGCAGATTAGTAATGGTTTATTTGTCTCAGTTAATGCTGGTGTGCAAAGGGCTCTTTTGCTCCAGATGGTCCAAAACCCTTTCTCTCTATATGTGTGCACATTATTGCTCTTGGACCCCTACACCCATAACCCAGATAACACTTCCCCcaccctctttctcatttcaaTAACACGGGGAAGTCTAGATCACGTGACCACTCCATGTGTGATAGAAAGCAGAAGCATCGGGAATAAGACAACATCTGTTTGTTTCTAGGGCAAGATGAGTTTCCTCAGTGGACCACAGACACTCTAATGAAAGATCACTGAGGTTCATGGCTTTACAAGATCAaacacaatgattttttttttatctttgcttTTACATATTATATAAAGAATTTGGTAAAGCCTTTGGACAactctttttggttttttttgtgacagttCTGACACTGAGATTTTTAAAACGTTAAACATAGATCATGCCCTTATGTATTTGCGCGTGCAAGTTAGAAAGAAAAGTGTTCATCAATGCCTCACCACCCATCAAAGATCAAAGTGGGTCACCCAGGGAAGAGGCTGCACTCAGATTAAAATAGCTTGACAGGCTCCGGTGCCTGGTTACTTCTTGGCGAcatcttttttgttgtgttctCTCCTCCAGCCATatctcatttgtgtgtgtgtgtgtgtgtgtgtgtgtgtgtgtgtggggggggggggggggggggggggggggggggcagcagcaGGGAATGTGggctgctctgtgctgtgagatTTATGTTGTATTTACATCACAAATAATGTTCAATGAGTACTTATCCTTTTAGAGGAACCACGAAGAGCATTAGTGCTTAATGCATCAGTACTGCACCAGGAAAATGTCCTGTTGTCCTTCAGTAGACGAATCGCTTAAACTGTCTTGGGATCAGTTTAGCAACACCTGGTCAAACAAATGGCTTGGACATGGCTGAGTGGGCACTGGGTTCCTTCTGGCAGCACTCACAGCTCACTGAAACAAGAGAACGTGGATATAGGtagccaaagaaaagaaagccaaAATTCATTTTGACACTAAAAAGCATCTCGCTCAGTGATCCTTTCAGATTTTAGCCCCTTGAGTTATTCTTCTATCCAAATATCCACTCTAAAAGAACATCACAACCAAGCGTGTTCTCACTGTATTAAATAGTTTTGGAGAAAAGTTAGTGTAAACAGCAGAAGTAAGTTCAAAAtgagtgtctgtatctgtttttaaTACTTGTTTGAATT includes the following:
- the snrpd3l gene encoding small nuclear ribonucleoprotein D3 polypeptide, like, whose amino-acid sequence is MSIGVPIKVLHEAEGHIVTCETNTGEVYRGKLIEAEDNMNCQMSNITVTYRDGRVAQLEQVYIRGSKIRFLILPDMLKNAPMLKSMKNKNQGAGAGRGKAAILKAQVAARGRGRGGPGRGNIFQKRR